A region of Sphingomonas sp. DNA encodes the following proteins:
- the hslV gene encoding ATP-dependent protease subunit HslV, with the protein MESWHGTTIVGVRKNGKAVVAGDGQVSLQSTVIKPNAKKVRRIGDGKVVAGFAGATADAFTLFERLERKLEQHNGQLMRAAVELAKDWRTDKYLRNLEAMMIVADRDVTLILTGNGDVLEPASGVAAIGSGGNFALAAATALYDYEEDAEAIARKAMKIAADICVYTNDNVTLEAIEGAA; encoded by the coding sequence ATGGAAAGCTGGCATGGCACGACGATCGTCGGCGTGCGCAAGAACGGCAAGGCGGTGGTCGCCGGCGACGGGCAGGTGTCGCTGCAATCGACGGTGATCAAGCCCAATGCGAAGAAGGTCCGCCGGATCGGGGACGGCAAGGTGGTGGCGGGCTTCGCCGGCGCGACCGCCGACGCCTTCACTTTGTTCGAGCGGCTGGAGCGCAAGCTGGAGCAGCATAACGGCCAGCTCATGCGCGCCGCCGTCGAGCTCGCCAAGGACTGGCGCACCGACAAGTATCTGCGCAACCTGGAGGCGATGATGATCGTCGCCGACAGGGACGTGACCCTGATCCTCACCGGCAATGGCGACGTGCTGGAGCCGGCCTCCGGCGTCGCCGCGATCGGCTCGGGCGGCAATTTCGCCCTCGCCGCCGCGACCGCGCTCTACGACTATGAGGAGGACGCCGAGGCGATCGCCCGCAAGGCGATGAAGATCGCCGCCGACATCTGCGTCTATACCAACGACAATGTGACGCTGGAGGCGATCGAGGGCGCGGCCTGA